In Enterobacter cloacae, the following are encoded in one genomic region:
- a CDS encoding pyruvate formate-lyase-activating enzyme, which produces MSIIGRIHSFESCGTVDGPGIRFITFFQGCLMRCLYCHNRDTWDTHGGKEVTVEDLMKEVVTYRHFMNASGGGVTASGGEAILQAEFVRDWFRACHKEGIHTCLDTNGFVRRYDPVIDELLEVTDLVMLDLKQMNDEIHQNLVGVSNHRTLEFAKYISGKGIKTWIRYVVVPGWSDDDDSAHRLGEFTRDMGNVEKIELLPYHELGKHKWVAMGEEYKLDGVKPPKKETMERVKGILEQYGHKVMY; this is translated from the coding sequence ATGTCAATTATTGGTCGCATTCACTCCTTTGAATCCTGTGGCACTGTCGATGGCCCGGGTATCCGTTTTATTACCTTCTTCCAGGGCTGCCTGATGCGTTGCCTGTACTGCCATAACCGTGACACATGGGATACGCACGGTGGCAAGGAAGTGACCGTTGAAGATTTGATGAAAGAGGTGGTGACCTACCGCCACTTTATGAACGCGTCCGGCGGCGGCGTGACTGCATCCGGCGGTGAGGCGATCCTTCAGGCTGAATTTGTACGCGACTGGTTCCGCGCCTGCCACAAAGAAGGTATCCATACCTGCCTCGACACCAACGGGTTTGTGCGCCGCTACGATCCGGTCATCGATGAATTGCTTGAAGTGACCGATCTGGTGATGCTCGATCTCAAACAGATGAACGATGAGATCCACCAGAATCTGGTGGGTGTTTCCAACCATCGTACCCTGGAGTTCGCGAAATACATCTCAGGGAAAGGTATCAAAACCTGGATCCGCTATGTTGTTGTACCCGGCTGGTCAGATGATGATGATTCTGCGCATCGTCTGGGCGAATTTACCCGGGATATGGGTAACGTTGAGAAAATAGAACTTCTGCCCTATCACGAGCTGGGTAAACATAAATGGGTGGCGATGGGTGAAGAGTACAAACTCGATGGCGTTAAGCCGCCGAAGAAAGAGACGATGGAACGCGTTAAAGGTATTCTTGAGCAGTACGGCCACAAGGTCATGTATTAA
- the ihfB gene encoding integration host factor subunit beta, which translates to MTKSELIERLASQQPHIPAKAVEDAVKEMLEHMATTLAQGERIEIRGFGSFSLHYRAPRTGRNPKTGDKVELEGKYVPHFKPGKELRDRANIYGN; encoded by the coding sequence ATGACCAAGTCAGAATTGATTGAAAGACTTGCCAGTCAGCAACCGCACATCCCTGCAAAAGCAGTGGAAGATGCCGTAAAAGAGATGCTGGAGCATATGGCCACCACTCTTGCCCAGGGCGAGCGCATTGAAATCCGCGGTTTCGGTAGTTTTTCTCTGCACTATCGTGCTCCACGTACCGGGCGTAACCCGAAGACTGGCGATAAAGTCGAGCTGGAAGGCAAGTACGTTCCACACTTTAAGCCGGGTAAAGAACTGCGCGATCGCGCCAATATTTACGGCAACTGA
- a CDS encoding membrane protein, producing the protein MSIRRFSTTALAVVLSLTFATAPVMANPGNGNGNGNGGGHGNSGGQGNGGNHGNGNSGDNGNGNSGNHSNKQNNASQVHGKSSKNVSDDVDARVSFDHARHLALNYGLTGYDSLPPGIAKNLARGKPLPPGIAKKTVPASMLDQLPSYPGYEWRVVGDDLVLVALSTAIVTSIINGVFK; encoded by the coding sequence ATGTCTATACGTCGTTTTTCCACTACAGCTCTGGCAGTAGTGTTGTCTTTAACGTTCGCAACTGCGCCGGTCATGGCTAACCCAGGAAACGGGAATGGGAATGGGAATGGTGGTGGCCACGGCAACAGCGGTGGACAAGGCAATGGCGGCAATCATGGAAACGGGAATTCCGGTGATAATGGGAACGGAAATTCTGGCAATCATAGTAATAAACAAAATAACGCAAGCCAGGTGCATGGTAAATCGAGCAAAAACGTCAGCGATGATGTTGATGCACGCGTCAGCTTCGATCATGCCCGCCATCTGGCGTTGAACTATGGTTTAACGGGGTATGATTCATTGCCTCCAGGCATTGCGAAAAACCTTGCTCGTGGCAAACCGCTTCCTCCGGGGATTGCTAAGAAAACTGTCCCTGCCTCTATGCTGGATCAGCTTCCTTCGTATCCGGGTTATGAGTGGCGAGTGGTAGGTGATGATCTGGTCTTAGTGGCATTGAGTACGGCGATTGTGACCAGCATTATCAATGGCGTCTTCAAATAG
- the serC gene encoding phosphoserine aminotransferase, with the protein MAQVFNFSSGPAMLPADVLKQAQQELCDWNGLGTSVMEISHRGKEFIQVAEEAEKDFRDLLNIPSNYKVLFCHGGGRGQFAGVPLNILGGKTTADYVDAGYWAASAVKEAKKYCSPHVIDGKITVDGLRAVKPMSEWQLSDNAAYLHYCPNETIDGIAIDETPNFGKDVVVAADFSSTILSAPIDVSRYGVIYAGAQKNIGPAGLTLVIVREDLLGKAHTACPSILDYTVLNDNDSMFNTPPTFAWYLAGLVFKWLKQNGGVAQMDKINQQKAELLYGVIDKSDFYRNDVAKTNRSRMNVPFQLADSNLDKVFLEESFAAGLHALKGHRVVGGMRASIYNAMPLEGVKALTDFMVDFERRHG; encoded by the coding sequence ATGGCTCAAGTCTTTAATTTCAGTTCAGGTCCGGCGATGTTACCGGCAGACGTGCTTAAACAGGCTCAACAGGAACTTTGTGACTGGAACGGTCTTGGTACATCGGTGATGGAAATCAGCCACCGTGGTAAAGAGTTTATTCAGGTGGCGGAAGAGGCAGAAAAGGATTTTCGCGATCTGCTGAATATTCCCTCGAACTACAAAGTATTGTTCTGCCACGGCGGTGGACGCGGTCAGTTTGCTGGCGTTCCGCTGAATATTCTGGGCGGCAAAACGACCGCTGACTATGTTGACGCTGGCTACTGGGCTGCAAGCGCAGTGAAAGAAGCCAAAAAATACTGCTCGCCACATGTTATTGACGGCAAAATTACCGTTGATGGCCTGCGTGCCGTGAAGCCAATGAGCGAGTGGCAGCTTTCTGATAACGCAGCCTATCTGCACTATTGCCCGAACGAAACCATCGACGGTATTGCCATCGATGAAACGCCGAATTTTGGCAAAGATGTGGTGGTGGCAGCCGATTTCTCCTCCACCATTCTCTCCGCGCCAATTGATGTGAGCCGCTACGGTGTGATCTACGCCGGTGCACAGAAAAACATTGGTCCGGCGGGTTTGACGCTGGTCATTGTGCGTGAAGATCTGCTGGGCAAAGCACACACTGCGTGCCCGTCGATTCTGGATTACACCGTGCTGAACGATAACGACTCCATGTTCAACACCCCACCGACGTTTGCCTGGTATCTGGCGGGCCTGGTCTTTAAATGGCTGAAGCAAAACGGCGGTGTGGCGCAGATGGACAAGATCAACCAGCAAAAAGCGGAACTGCTGTACGGTGTGATTGATAAGAGTGATTTCTACCGCAACGACGTGGCGAAAACGAACCGTTCCCGCATGAACGTGCCGTTCCAGCTGGCAGACAGCAATCTGGATAAAGTCTTCCTGGAAGAGTCGTTTGCAGCGGGCCTGCATGCGCTGAAAGGCCACCGCGTGGTAGGGGGTATGCGCGCCTCTATCTATAACGCCATGCCGCTGGAAGGCGTAAAAGCACTGACCGACTTCATGGTCGACTTCGAACGTCGTCACGGTTAA
- the aroA gene encoding 3-phosphoshikimate 1-carboxyvinyltransferase: MESLTLQPIARVDGTINLPGSKSVSNRALLLAALANGTTVLTNLLDSDDVRHMLNALKALGVHYTLSDDRTRCEVTGNGGALRSAEELELFLGNAGTAMRPLAAALCLGSNNIVLTGEPRMKERPIGHLVDALRQGGAQITYLEQENYPPLRLRGGFTGGNVEVDGSVSSQFLTALLMTAPLAPQDTVITIKGDLVSKPYIDITLHLMKTFGVEVENQSYQRFVVRGAQQYQSPGHYLVEGDASSASYFLAAGAIKGGTVKVTGIGRNSVQGDIRFADVLEKMGAVVTWGDDFISCTHGELNAIDMDMNHIPDAAMTIATAALFAKGTTTLRNIYNWRVKETDRLFAMATELRKVGAEVEEGEDYIRVTPPTKLQFAEIGTYNDHRMAMCFSLVALSDTPVTILDPKCTAKTFPDYFEQLARISTLA; the protein is encoded by the coding sequence ATGGAATCCCTGACGTTACAACCTATCGCGCGGGTAGATGGCACCATTAATCTGCCTGGTTCAAAAAGTGTCTCGAACCGCGCTCTGCTGCTGGCAGCTCTGGCAAACGGCACCACCGTCCTCACGAATTTGCTGGACAGCGATGACGTACGCCATATGCTCAATGCGCTGAAAGCGTTGGGAGTTCATTACACGCTGTCTGACGATCGTACCCGTTGCGAAGTGACCGGCAACGGCGGTGCATTGCGTTCGGCTGAAGAGCTTGAACTGTTCCTGGGCAACGCCGGAACGGCGATGCGTCCGCTGGCGGCTGCCTTGTGTCTGGGCAGTAACAACATTGTGCTGACCGGCGAGCCGCGCATGAAAGAGCGTCCAATCGGTCACCTGGTGGATGCCCTGCGTCAGGGCGGCGCACAAATTACGTATCTGGAGCAGGAAAATTATCCACCGTTACGTCTGCGTGGTGGCTTTACCGGCGGTAACGTTGAGGTTGACGGAAGCGTCTCCAGCCAGTTCCTGACTGCACTGCTGATGACCGCACCGCTGGCTCCGCAGGATACGGTCATCACCATTAAAGGTGATCTGGTATCTAAGCCGTACATTGATATCACGCTGCACCTGATGAAAACCTTCGGTGTTGAGGTTGAAAACCAGTCTTATCAGCGCTTTGTGGTTCGCGGTGCGCAGCAGTACCAGTCTCCGGGTCACTACCTTGTTGAAGGCGATGCCTCTTCGGCGTCCTACTTCCTGGCGGCCGGTGCGATTAAAGGCGGTACGGTAAAAGTGACCGGTATTGGCCGTAATAGCGTACAGGGCGATATCCGCTTTGCGGATGTGCTGGAGAAAATGGGTGCTGTCGTCACCTGGGGCGATGACTTTATCTCCTGTACTCACGGCGAGCTGAATGCCATCGATATGGACATGAACCATATCCCGGATGCGGCGATGACCATTGCGACGGCTGCGCTGTTCGCGAAAGGGACCACGACGTTGCGTAACATTTACAACTGGCGCGTAAAAGAGACTGACCGCCTGTTCGCGATGGCAACCGAGTTGCGTAAAGTTGGTGCTGAAGTGGAAGAGGGCGAAGACTACATTCGCGTCACGCCTCCGACAAAACTGCAGTTCGCGGAAATCGGCACTTATAACGATCACCGTATGGCAATGTGTTTCTCGCTGGTGGCGCTGTCCGACACGCCAGTGACCATCCTCGATCCGAAATGTACGGCAAAAACCTTCCCGGACTATTTCGAGCAGCTGGCGCGTATTAGCACGCTGGCCTGA
- a CDS encoding formate transporter FocA, which produces MKADNPFDLLLPAAMAKVAEEAGVYKATKHPMKTFYLAITAGVFISIAFVFYITATTGTAAMPFGMAKLVGGICFSLGLILCVICGADLFTSTVLIVVAKASGRITWGQLARNWLNVYVGNLIGCLLFVLLMWLSGEYMTANGGWGLNVLQTADHKMHHTFIEAVALGILANLMVCLAVWMSYSGRSLMDKAMIMVLPVAMFVASGFEHSIANMFMIPMGIVIRNFASPEFWTAVGSTPESFSHLTIMNFITDNLIPVTIGNIIGGGLLVGLTYWVIYLRGDDHH; this is translated from the coding sequence GTGAAAGCTGACAACCCTTTTGATCTATTACTCCCAGCTGCGATGGCCAAAGTTGCCGAAGAAGCGGGTGTCTATAAAGCAACGAAACATCCGATGAAGACGTTCTATCTGGCGATCACGGCCGGTGTGTTCATCTCTATCGCTTTCGTCTTCTACATCACTGCGACCACCGGTACTGCCGCGATGCCTTTCGGCATGGCCAAGCTGGTTGGCGGTATTTGCTTCTCACTGGGTCTGATTCTTTGCGTGATCTGCGGTGCAGACCTCTTCACCTCAACGGTGCTGATTGTGGTGGCGAAAGCCAGCGGAAGAATTACCTGGGGCCAACTGGCGCGCAACTGGCTTAACGTCTATGTTGGTAACCTGATTGGTTGTCTGCTCTTTGTTCTGTTGATGTGGCTCTCTGGCGAGTACATGACCGCCAACGGCGGCTGGGGACTCAACGTCCTGCAAACCGCTGACCACAAAATGCACCATACATTTATCGAAGCTGTTGCTCTCGGCATCCTCGCAAACCTGATGGTCTGCCTGGCGGTCTGGATGAGCTACTCTGGTCGTAGCCTGATGGATAAAGCCATGATTATGGTTCTGCCGGTTGCGATGTTTGTTGCCAGCGGCTTTGAGCACAGTATCGCAAACATGTTTATGATCCCGATGGGTATTGTAATCCGCAACTTTGCGAGCCCGGAGTTCTGGACTGCAGTTGGGTCAACTCCGGAAAGTTTCTCTCACCTGACTATTATGAATTTCATTACTGATAACCTGATCCCTGTCACTATCGGGAACATTATCGGTGGGGGTCTGTTAGTTGGGTTGACATACTGGGTCATTTACCTGCGTGGCGACGACCATCATTGA
- a CDS encoding formate acetyltransferase codes for MSELNEKLATAWEGFTKGDWQNEVNVRDFIQKNYTPYEGDESFLAGATDATTKLWDKVMEGVKLENRTHAPVDFDTSVASTITSHDAGYINKALEKIVGLQTEAPLKRAIIPFGGIKMVEGSCKAYNRELDPMLKKIFSEYRKTHNQGVFDVYTKDILNCRKSGVLTGLPDAYGRGRIIGDYRRVALYGIDFLLKDKYAQFVSLQSDLENGVNLEATIRLREEIAEQHRALGQIKEMAAKYGCDISGPATNAQEAIQWTYFGYLAAVKSQNGAAMSFGRVSTFLDAYIERDIKAGKITEQDAQEMIDHLVMKLRMVRFLRTPEYDELFSGDPIWATESIGGMGVDGRTLVTKNSFRFLNTLYTMGPSPEPNITVLWSEKLPLNFKKFAAKVSIDTSSLQYENDDLMRPDFNNDDYAIACCVSPMIVGKQMQFFGARANLAKTMLYAINGGVDEKLKMQVGPKSEPIKGDVLKFDEVMDRMDHFMDWLAKQYVTALNVIHYMHDKYSYEASLMALHDRDVIRTMACGIAGLSVAADSLSAIKYAKVKPIRDEDGLAVDFEIEGEYPQFGNNDSRVDDMAVDLVERFMKKIQKLTTYRNAIPTQSVLTITSNVVYGKKTGNTPDGRRAGAPFGPGANPMHGRDQKGAVASLTSVAKLPFAYAKDGISYTFSIVPNALGKDDEVRKTNLAGLMDGYFHHEASIEGGQHLNVNVMNREMLLDAMEHPEKYPQLTIRVSGYAVRFNSLTKEQQQDVITRTFTQSM; via the coding sequence ATGTCCGAGCTTAATGAAAAGTTAGCCACAGCCTGGGAAGGTTTTACTAAAGGTGACTGGCAGAATGAAGTAAACGTCCGTGACTTCATTCAGAAAAACTACACCCCGTATGAAGGTGACGAATCCTTCCTGGCTGGCGCAACTGACGCGACCACCAAGCTGTGGGACAAGGTAATGGAAGGCGTTAAACTGGAAAACCGCACTCACGCGCCAGTTGATTTCGACACTTCCGTTGCTTCCACCATCACTTCTCACGATGCTGGTTACATCAACAAAGCCCTTGAGAAAATCGTTGGTCTGCAAACTGAAGCGCCACTGAAACGTGCAATCATCCCGTTCGGTGGTATCAAAATGGTTGAAGGTTCCTGCAAAGCGTATAACCGCGAGCTGGACCCAATGCTGAAAAAAATCTTCAGCGAATACCGCAAAACCCACAACCAGGGTGTATTCGATGTTTATACCAAAGACATTCTGAACTGCCGTAAATCTGGCGTTCTGACTGGTCTGCCAGATGCGTATGGCCGTGGCCGTATCATCGGTGACTACCGTCGTGTTGCACTGTACGGTATCGACTTCCTGCTGAAAGACAAATACGCTCAGTTCGTTTCCCTGCAGTCTGACCTGGAAAACGGCGTAAACCTGGAAGCCACTATCCGTCTGCGTGAAGAAATCGCTGAACAGCACCGTGCGCTGGGTCAGATCAAAGAGATGGCTGCTAAATATGGCTGCGATATCTCTGGTCCTGCTACCAACGCTCAGGAAGCTATCCAGTGGACTTACTTCGGCTACCTGGCTGCTGTTAAGTCTCAGAACGGTGCAGCAATGTCCTTCGGTCGCGTATCCACCTTCCTGGACGCTTACATCGAACGTGACATCAAAGCAGGCAAAATCACAGAACAAGACGCTCAGGAAATGATTGACCACCTGGTCATGAAACTGCGTATGGTTCGCTTCCTGCGTACGCCTGAATATGATGAACTGTTCTCTGGTGACCCAATCTGGGCAACTGAGTCTATCGGTGGTATGGGCGTTGATGGCCGTACTCTGGTTACCAAAAACAGCTTCCGCTTCCTGAACACCCTGTACACCATGGGTCCTTCTCCGGAGCCGAACATCACCGTTCTGTGGTCTGAAAAACTGCCTCTGAACTTCAAGAAATTCGCCGCTAAAGTGTCCATCGACACCTCTTCTCTGCAGTACGAGAACGATGACCTGATGCGTCCGGACTTCAACAACGATGACTACGCTATCGCTTGCTGCGTAAGCCCAATGATCGTTGGTAAACAAATGCAGTTCTTCGGTGCGCGTGCAAACCTGGCGAAAACCATGCTGTACGCAATCAACGGCGGCGTTGATGAAAAACTGAAAATGCAGGTTGGTCCTAAGTCTGAACCAATCAAAGGCGACGTGCTGAAGTTCGACGAAGTGATGGACCGTATGGATCACTTCATGGACTGGCTGGCTAAACAGTATGTTACTGCGCTGAACGTTATCCACTACATGCACGACAAGTACAGCTACGAAGCCTCTCTGATGGCGCTGCACGACCGTGACGTTATCCGCACCATGGCGTGTGGTATCGCTGGTCTGTCCGTTGCTGCTGACTCCCTGTCTGCAATCAAATATGCGAAAGTTAAACCAATTCGTGACGAAGACGGCCTGGCTGTTGACTTCGAAATCGAAGGCGAATACCCGCAGTTTGGTAACAACGACTCTCGCGTTGATGACATGGCGGTTGACCTGGTAGAACGTTTCATGAAGAAAATTCAGAAACTGACTACTTACCGTAACGCTATCCCGACTCAGTCTGTTCTGACCATCACCTCTAACGTTGTGTATGGTAAGAAAACCGGTAACACCCCAGACGGTCGTCGTGCTGGCGCGCCATTCGGCCCAGGTGCTAACCCAATGCACGGTCGTGACCAGAAAGGTGCGGTTGCCTCTCTGACCTCCGTTGCTAAACTGCCGTTTGCTTACGCTAAAGATGGTATCTCTTACACCTTCTCTATCGTGCCAAACGCGCTGGGTAAAGACGACGAAGTGCGTAAAACTAACCTCGCGGGTCTGATGGATGGTTACTTCCACCACGAAGCGTCCATCGAAGGTGGTCAGCACCTGAACGTGAACGTCATGAACCGTGAAATGCTGCTCGACGCGATGGAACATCCTGAGAAATATCCTCAGCTGACCATCCGTGTATCAGGCTACGCAGTACGTTTTAACTCCCTGACTAAAGAACAACAGCAGGACGTTATCACCCGTACTTTCACTCAGTCCATGTAA
- a CDS encoding putative MFS-type transporter, whose product MTTYTRPVLLLLCGLLLLTLAIAVLNTLVPLWLAHENLPTWQVGMVSSSFFTGNLLGTLVTGNLIKRFGFNRSYYLASLIFAAGCAGLGLMVGFWSWMAWRFIAGVGCAMIWVVVESALMCSGTSRNRGRLLAAYMMVYYVGTVLGQLMVNKLPTDLMSVLPWVTGMTLAAILPLLFTRIVNQSSEHQEATTHVWPMLKLRQARLGVNGCIISGIVLGSLYGLMPLWLNHQGVSDSGIGFWMAVMVSAGIVGQWPVGRLADRFGRLLVLRVQVFVVIMGCLAMLSNAAMAPALFILGAAGFTLYPVAMAWACEKVEHHQLVAMNQALLLSYTIGSLLGPTFTAMLMQNYSDNLLFIMIASVSFIYLLMLLRKAGEHPTPVAHA is encoded by the coding sequence ATGACCACCTATACCCGGCCAGTGCTTCTGTTGCTCTGTGGCCTGCTTTTGCTGACCCTGGCGATCGCGGTGTTAAACACGCTCGTCCCGCTGTGGCTCGCCCATGAAAACTTACCGACCTGGCAGGTGGGTATGGTTAGCTCGTCGTTTTTTACGGGAAACCTGCTGGGAACCCTGGTGACAGGGAACCTGATTAAACGTTTTGGTTTTAACCGTAGCTATTATCTGGCGTCGCTGATTTTCGCCGCCGGGTGCGCCGGGCTGGGGCTGATGGTTGGCTTCTGGAGCTGGATGGCCTGGCGTTTTATTGCCGGTGTAGGCTGCGCGATGATCTGGGTAGTCGTAGAAAGTGCGCTAATGTGCAGTGGCACTTCGCGCAACCGTGGCCGCCTGCTGGCGGCTTATATGATGGTCTATTATGTCGGTACCGTGCTCGGGCAGTTGATGGTCAACAAACTGCCAACTGATTTGATGAGTGTTCTGCCGTGGGTCACGGGTATGACGCTGGCGGCGATCCTGCCTCTGCTCTTCACGCGTATTGTGAACCAGAGCAGTGAGCATCAGGAAGCGACGACCCACGTCTGGCCGATGTTGAAGCTGCGTCAGGCGCGTCTGGGAGTGAACGGCTGTATTATCTCTGGCATTGTGCTGGGGTCGCTCTATGGCCTGATGCCGCTCTGGCTGAACCATCAGGGGGTTAGTGATTCCGGGATCGGGTTCTGGATGGCCGTGATGGTCAGTGCAGGTATTGTCGGGCAGTGGCCAGTTGGCCGTCTGGCGGACCGTTTTGGCCGCCTGCTGGTGCTGCGCGTGCAGGTCTTTGTGGTGATCATGGGGTGTCTCGCCATGCTCAGCAACGCTGCGATGGCTCCCGCGTTGTTTATTCTGGGAGCCGCGGGTTTCACGCTCTATCCGGTCGCAATGGCATGGGCCTGTGAGAAGGTGGAACATCACCAACTGGTGGCGATGAACCAGGCGCTGTTATTAAGCTATACCATCGGCAGCTTATTGGGGCCGACGTTTACCGCCATGCTGATGCAGAATTATTCCGACAACCTGCTCTTTATTATGATCGCCAGCGTGTCGTTTATATACCTCTTAATGCTGCTGCGCAAAGCGGGTGAGCATCCAACCCCAGTGGCACATGCCTGA
- a CDS encoding 30S ribosomal protein S1 — protein MTESFAQLFEESLKEIETRPGSIVRGVVVAIDKDVVLVDAGLKSESAIPAEQFKNAQGELEIQVGDEVDVALDAVEDGFGETLLSREKAKRHEAWITLEKAYEEAETVVGVINGKVKGGFTVELNGIRAFLPGSLVDVRPVRDTLHLEGKELEFKVIKLDQKRNNVVVSRRAVIESENSAERDQLLENLQEGMEVKGIVKNLTDYGAFVDLGGVDGLLHITDMAWKRVKHPSEIVNVGDEITVKVLKFDRERTRVSLGLKQLGEDPWVAIAKRYPEGTKLTGRVTNLTDYGCFVEIEEGVEGLVHVSEMDWTNKNIHPSKVVNVGDVVEVMVLDIDEERRRISLGLKQCKNNPWQQFAETHNKGDRVEGKIKSITDFGIFIGLDGGIDGLVHLSDISWNVAGEEAVREYKKGDEIAAVVLQVDAERERISLGVKQLAEDPFNNWVALNKKGAIVNGKVTAVDAKGATVELADGVEGYLRASEASRDRVEDATLVLSVGDDVEAKFTGVDRKNRAISLSVRAKDEADEKDAIATVNKQEDANFSNNAMAEAFKAAKGE, from the coding sequence ATGACTGAATCTTTTGCTCAACTGTTTGAAGAATCCTTAAAAGAAATCGAAACCCGTCCGGGTTCCATCGTTCGTGGTGTTGTTGTTGCTATCGACAAAGACGTAGTACTGGTTGACGCCGGTCTGAAATCTGAGTCCGCCATTCCGGCAGAGCAGTTCAAAAACGCCCAGGGCGAGCTGGAAATCCAGGTTGGTGACGAAGTTGACGTTGCACTGGATGCAGTGGAAGACGGCTTCGGTGAAACCCTGCTGTCCCGTGAAAAAGCTAAGCGTCACGAAGCCTGGATCACGCTGGAAAAAGCTTACGAAGAAGCTGAAACTGTGGTCGGTGTTATCAACGGCAAAGTTAAAGGCGGCTTCACTGTTGAGCTGAATGGTATTCGTGCGTTCCTGCCAGGTTCACTGGTAGACGTTCGTCCAGTCCGTGACACCCTGCACCTGGAAGGCAAAGAGCTTGAGTTCAAAGTAATCAAGCTGGACCAGAAGCGTAACAACGTTGTTGTATCCCGTCGTGCCGTTATCGAATCCGAAAACAGCGCAGAACGCGATCAGCTGCTGGAAAACCTGCAGGAAGGCATGGAAGTCAAAGGTATCGTTAAGAACCTCACTGACTACGGCGCATTCGTTGACCTGGGTGGCGTTGATGGCCTGCTGCACATCACCGACATGGCGTGGAAACGCGTTAAGCACCCAAGCGAAATCGTGAACGTTGGCGACGAAATCACTGTTAAAGTGCTGAAGTTCGACCGCGAACGTACTCGTGTATCCCTCGGCCTGAAACAGCTGGGCGAAGATCCATGGGTTGCTATCGCTAAGCGTTACCCAGAAGGTACTAAACTGACTGGTCGCGTTACCAACCTGACTGACTACGGCTGCTTCGTTGAAATCGAAGAAGGCGTTGAAGGTCTGGTACACGTTTCCGAAATGGACTGGACCAACAAAAACATCCACCCATCCAAAGTTGTTAACGTTGGTGATGTAGTGGAAGTGATGGTTCTGGATATCGACGAAGAACGTCGTCGTATCTCCCTGGGCCTGAAACAGTGCAAAAACAACCCATGGCAGCAGTTCGCGGAAACCCACAACAAGGGTGACCGTGTTGAAGGTAAAATCAAGTCTATCACTGACTTCGGTATCTTCATCGGCCTGGACGGCGGCATCGACGGCCTGGTTCACCTGTCTGACATCTCCTGGAACGTTGCAGGCGAAGAAGCAGTTCGTGAATACAAAAAAGGCGACGAAATCGCTGCAGTTGTTCTGCAGGTTGACGCAGAGCGTGAACGTATCTCCCTGGGCGTTAAACAGCTCGCAGAAGATCCGTTCAACAACTGGGTTGCACTGAACAAGAAAGGCGCAATCGTAAACGGTAAAGTGACTGCAGTTGACGCTAAAGGCGCAACCGTAGAACTGGCTGACGGCGTTGAAGGTTACCTGCGCGCTTCTGAAGCTTCACGTGACCGCGTTGAAGATGCAACTCTGGTTCTGAGCGTTGGCGACGACGTTGAAGCTAAGTTCACCGGTGTTGACCGTAAGAACCGTGCAATCAGCCTGTCTGTTCGTGCTAAAGACGAAGCTGATGAGAAAGATGCAATCGCAACTGTTAACAAACAGGAAGATGCAAACTTCTCTAACAACGCAATGGCTGAAGCTTTCAAAGCAGCTAAAGGCGAGTAA
- the cmk gene encoding cytidylate kinase — MTAVAPVITIDGPSGAGKGTLCKAMAEALQWHLLDSGAIYRVLALAALHHHVDVASEEALVPLAAHLDVRFVSTDGNLEVILEGEDVSGEIRTQEVANAASQVAAFPRVREALLRRQRGFREAPGLIADGRDMGTVVFPDAPVKIFLDASSEERAQRRMLQLQEKGFSVNFDRLLSEIKERDDRDRNRAVAPLVPAEDALVLDSTSLTIEQVIEKALQYARQKLALA; from the coding sequence ATGACGGCAGTTGCCCCGGTAATCACCATTGATGGGCCTAGTGGCGCAGGGAAAGGTACTCTGTGCAAAGCGATGGCGGAAGCATTGCAATGGCATCTTTTAGATTCGGGAGCAATCTATCGCGTGCTGGCTCTGGCTGCGCTGCATCACCACGTTGATGTTGCGTCTGAAGAGGCACTGGTACCGCTGGCTGCGCATCTGGATGTGCGTTTTGTTTCGACCGACGGTAACCTCGAAGTGATCCTGGAAGGGGAAGACGTCAGTGGCGAAATTCGTACCCAGGAAGTTGCTAACGCGGCTTCCCAGGTGGCAGCGTTCCCGCGTGTTCGTGAGGCACTTTTACGTCGCCAGCGTGGATTCCGTGAAGCCCCGGGTTTGATCGCCGACGGACGTGATATGGGAACCGTGGTCTTCCCTGATGCACCAGTAAAAATTTTCCTTGACGCCTCCTCGGAAGAACGTGCTCAACGCCGCATGCTTCAGTTGCAGGAGAAGGGGTTTAGTGTTAACTTTGATCGCCTTTTGTCCGAGATAAAAGAGCGCGACGATCGCGACCGTAACCGCGCTGTCGCTCCACTTGTTCCTGCTGAAGATGCATTAGTGCTGGATTCAACCAGTTTAACTATTGAGCAAGTGATTGAAAAAGCGCTACAATATGCGCGCCAAAAACTGGCACTCGCGTAA